The Flavobacterium commune genome contains a region encoding:
- a CDS encoding protein-L-isoaspartate(D-aspartate) O-methyltransferase, with translation MKDTAKHQGLRNQLVSTLQQKGITDLRVLDAIKKIPRHLFLNSSFEDYAYQDKAFPIGAGQTISQPYTVAFQSQLLEIKKDHKVLEIGTGSGYQTAVLCMMGAKVYSIERQNELFKQTSALLPKLGIRPKHLTFGDGYKGLPTYGPFDSIIVTAGAPIIPKPLMAQLKIGGRLVIPLGEEIQIMTLLIRKNETQFEKHELGEFRFVPLLEDKN, from the coding sequence TTGAAAGACACAGCCAAACATCAAGGACTTCGCAATCAATTAGTAAGCACTTTACAACAAAAAGGAATTACTGATTTACGTGTGCTTGATGCGATAAAAAAAATCCCAAGACACCTTTTTTTAAACTCCAGTTTTGAAGATTATGCTTATCAGGATAAGGCATTTCCTATTGGTGCAGGGCAAACTATTTCGCAACCCTATACGGTAGCTTTTCAATCTCAGTTGTTAGAGATAAAGAAAGATCATAAGGTTCTGGAAATAGGAACAGGTTCGGGGTATCAAACCGCTGTTTTGTGTATGATGGGAGCAAAAGTGTATAGTATTGAGAGACAAAATGAGTTGTTTAAGCAAACGTCAGCTTTATTGCCAAAATTAGGAATTAGGCCTAAACACCTTACTTTTGGTGATGGTTATAAAGGTTTACCAACGTATGGCCCTTTTGATAGTATTATTGTTACTGCAGGTGCGCCAATTATACCAAAGCCATTAATGGCACAACTTAAAATAGGAGGAAGACTCGTAATTCCATTAGGAGAAGAAATCCAAATAATGACTTTGCTTATTCGAAAAAATGAAACACAATTTGAAAAACACGAATTAGGCGAATTTCGATTTGTTCCTTTATTAGAAGATAAAAATTAA
- a CDS encoding Gfo/Idh/MocA family protein — protein sequence MLKVGVLGAGHLGKIHLRLLQQSEKYELVGFYDENQEYAQKISKEFGYTNFNTIAKLIHAVDVIDIVTPTLSHYKCARAAIKSGKHVFIEKPISNTIEEAEEIIALANEYNVKGQVGHVERFNPAFIATKNMIENPMFIETHRLAEFNPRGTDVPVVLDLMIHDIDVILSVVKSKVKNISASGVSVISDTPDIANARIEFENGCVANLTSSRISMKNMRKTRFFQKDAYISVDFLEKKCEVVKMKDAPEVPGDFDMILQNAEGVKKQIYFSNPEVQQNNAILDELETFADAIVNNTTPIVTLDQATEALRVAHQIIACFKK from the coding sequence ATGCTAAAAGTAGGGGTTTTAGGTGCCGGGCATCTGGGAAAAATTCATTTGCGTTTATTACAACAATCTGAAAAATATGAATTAGTTGGTTTTTATGATGAAAATCAGGAATACGCTCAAAAAATTTCAAAAGAATTTGGATACACCAACTTCAATACCATTGCCAAATTAATTCACGCTGTTGACGTAATTGACATTGTAACTCCTACCCTTTCGCACTATAAATGTGCCAGAGCAGCCATCAAATCAGGGAAACACGTTTTTATCGAAAAACCCATTTCGAATACCATTGAAGAAGCCGAAGAAATTATCGCTTTAGCAAATGAATATAACGTAAAAGGTCAGGTAGGACACGTGGAACGTTTTAATCCAGCCTTTATTGCGACTAAAAACATGATCGAAAATCCGATGTTTATAGAAACCCATCGTTTGGCCGAATTCAATCCACGTGGTACAGATGTTCCTGTAGTTTTAGATTTGATGATTCATGATATTGATGTGATTTTGAGTGTAGTAAAATCAAAAGTAAAAAATATCAGTGCCAGCGGCGTTTCGGTAATTAGCGACACCCCAGATATTGCCAATGCCAGAATCGAATTTGAAAATGGCTGTGTTGCCAACTTGACTTCAAGCCGAATTTCGATGAAAAATATGCGTAAAACACGTTTCTTCCAGAAAGATGCTTACATCTCTGTTGACTTTTTAGAGAAAAAATGTGAGGTCGTAAAAATGAAAGACGCTCCCGAAGTTCCCGGCGATTTTGATATGATTTTACAAAATGCCGAAGGAGTAAAAAAACAAATCTATTTTTCGAATCCTGAAGTACAGCAAAACAACGCCATCCTAGACGAATTAGAAACATTTGCTGATGCGATTGTCAATAATACAACGCCTATTGTAACTCTGGATCAAGCTACCGAAGCTTTAAGAGTAGCGCACCAAATTATAGCTTGTTTTAAGAAATAA
- a CDS encoding 3-hydroxyacyl-CoA dehydrogenase family protein, whose product MKIVAIIGAGTMGNGIAHTFAQNGFTVKMIDVSEEALEKGMTTIFTNLDRMQNKGSITAEEKMKTVSNIICYTDIEDGVVGADLVIEAATEKLDLKLRIFKKLNEYCSHNTVFATNTSSISITQIASVVAHPERVIGMHFMNPVPLMPLVEVIRGYNTSDEVTQFITTLASKLGKTAVEAHDYPGFVANRILMPMINEAIETLYNKVAGVSEIDSVMKLGMGHPMGPLQLADFIGLDVCLSILNVMYDGFKNPKYAPCPLLVNMVNAKKLGIKSGEGFYDYSESKKAEKVSKQFITYP is encoded by the coding sequence ATGAAAATAGTAGCAATAATAGGTGCAGGAACTATGGGTAACGGAATCGCCCATACTTTTGCCCAAAATGGTTTTACCGTAAAAATGATTGATGTTTCCGAAGAAGCTTTGGAAAAAGGAATGACCACTATTTTTACCAATTTGGACAGAATGCAAAACAAAGGAAGCATTACTGCCGAAGAAAAAATGAAAACCGTTTCGAACATTATTTGTTATACTGATATTGAAGATGGTGTTGTAGGCGCTGATTTAGTAATTGAAGCCGCAACTGAAAAACTGGATTTAAAACTCAGAATATTCAAAAAACTAAACGAATATTGTTCTCACAACACTGTTTTTGCAACTAATACCTCTTCTATTTCTATTACTCAAATTGCATCAGTTGTTGCTCATCCGGAACGGGTTATTGGAATGCATTTTATGAATCCTGTTCCCCTAATGCCTTTGGTAGAAGTCATTCGTGGTTACAACACCAGCGATGAAGTAACCCAATTCATAACTACACTAGCATCCAAATTAGGAAAAACGGCTGTTGAAGCTCATGATTATCCCGGTTTTGTTGCCAATAGAATTTTGATGCCTATGATTAATGAAGCTATCGAAACTTTATACAACAAAGTAGCCGGAGTAAGCGAAATTGACAGCGTGATGAAATTAGGAATGGGACACCCAATGGGTCCTTTACAATTGGCTGATTTTATTGGGCTTGATGTTTGCTTGTCAATATTAAATGTGATGTATGATGGATTTAAAAATCCAAAATACGCTCCTTGTCCACTTTTAGTGAATATGGTCAATGCTAAAAAATTAGGTATAAAATCAGGAGAAGGTTTTTATGATTATAGTGAAAGTAAAAAAGCAGAGAAAGTTTCAAAACAATTTATTACTTATCCTTAA
- a CDS encoding VF530 family protein gives MEKQTSNDPLHGMTLKVILEKLVDFYGFDTLSELIKIKCFTENPSIKSSLTFLRKTDWARKKVEELYVKSLPKLG, from the coding sequence ATGGAAAAACAAACTTCAAACGACCCGCTTCACGGAATGACTTTAAAAGTAATACTGGAAAAATTAGTTGATTTTTATGGTTTTGATACTTTAAGCGAATTGATAAAAATTAAATGTTTTACTGAAAATCCAAGTATAAAATCAAGTTTGACTTTTTTAAGAAAAACCGATTGGGCCAGAAAAAAAGTGGAGGAATTGTATGTTAAATCGTTGCCAAAATTAGGTTAG
- the smpB gene encoding SsrA-binding protein SmpB encodes MLKTVNILNKRARYDYEIIEKFTAGIVLAGTEIKSIRLGKANITESFCEFNGTELFAINTYIEEYAFGNQFNHKSRSERKLLLNKRELKSLARSVQAKGLTIIPLRLFTNEKGIAKLEIGLCKGKKNYDKRESLKEQDTKRDLDRIKKAFN; translated from the coding sequence ATGCTTAAAACTGTCAACATACTCAATAAAAGAGCCCGATATGATTATGAGATAATCGAAAAATTCACTGCTGGAATTGTTTTAGCAGGAACTGAAATCAAATCCATTCGTTTAGGTAAGGCGAATATTACCGAAAGCTTTTGCGAATTTAACGGTACTGAACTCTTTGCTATCAACACTTACATAGAAGAATATGCTTTTGGAAACCAATTCAACCACAAATCCAGAAGCGAAAGAAAACTGCTTTTAAACAAACGTGAATTAAAAAGTCTTGCCCGAAGTGTTCAAGCTAAAGGTTTAACTATAATTCCTTTGCGATTGTTTACTAACGAAAAAGGAATTGCAAAACTAGAAATAGGACTTTGTAAAGGAAAGAAAAACTATGACAAACGCGAATCTCTTAAAGAACAGGATACCAAACGTGATTTGGACAGAATAAAAAAAGCTTTTAATTAA